One Drosophila kikkawai strain 14028-0561.14 chromosome 3L, DkikHiC1v2, whole genome shotgun sequence genomic window carries:
- the LOC108075043 gene encoding probable serine hydrolase, which produces MGMLSLSDCVEVRIPAPWGHISGRWYGNRRERPILAIHGWLDNLGTFDRLIPLLPDYIGVLCIDLPGHGRSSHLPPGMHYSIYEFVYIIPRVMHEYGWKKVSLLGHSLGGIISFFYAGLAPHTVDMVISLDILLTTPLRDCELSIKKAAQDMEKHLVEEDRREDGNLHEPPSYTLPQLCKALAKGSNNSVTPELAKHLLYRQVTKSELYPDRFFFSRDGRIKFYHSIHTERGLAAELAGRIGRKPYLIIKGSMSPYLGVECEEPMSILAHNNPHFEFYEVAGGTHHVHLHAAEECARYIVPFIQHHRPPVLTSWSLRGKDLELSSKEQERYLARNRSLSSKL; this is translated from the exons ATGGGAATGTTGTCATTGAGCGAT TGCGTGGAGGTGAGGATCCCCGCTCCTTGGGGTCACATCTCCGGTCGCTGGTATGGCAATCGAAGGGAGAGACCCATCCTAGCAATTCATGGCTGGTTAGATAACTTAGGAACCTTCGATCGACTGATTCCCCTTCTCCCAGATTATATAGGCGTGCTTTGCATCGATCTTCCGGGTCATGGAAGGTCCTCTCATCTCCCACCAGGGATGCATTACAGCATCTACGAGTTTGTCTACATCATTCCACGGGTTATGCACGAGTATGGCTGGAAGAAGGTCTCCCTGCTGGGTCATTCCCTGGGCGGCATCATTAGCTTCTTTTACGCAGGTCTGGCTCCACATACGGTGGACATGGTTATCTCTCTGGATATTCTGCTGACCACTCCGCTTCGGGATTGCGAGCTAAGCATTAAAAAGGCGGCCCAGGATATGGAAAAGCATCTGGTGGAGGAAGATCGACGGGAGGACGGTAATCTTCACGAGCCACCCTCCTACACACTCCCGCAGCTGTGCAAAGCCCTAGCAAAAGGAAGCAATAACTCTGTGACCCCTGAGTTGGCCAAGCATTTGCTTTATCGCCAGGTTACCAAGTCAGAGCTCTATCCGGACCGATTCTTCTTTTCCCGAGACGGACGGATAAAGTTCTATCACAGCATTCATACAGAACGTGGCCTAGCCGCTGAACTGGCAGGACGTATAGGAAGAAAACCGTACCTGATCATCAAGGGATCGATGTCGCCGTATTTGGGAGTAGAGTGTGAGGAGCCAATGTCTATTCTGGCCCACAATAATCCCCACTTTGAGTTCTACGAGGTGGCGGGTGGCACTCATCATGTTCATCTTCATGCAGCCGAGGAATGTGCCCGGTATATAGTGCCCTTTATACAGCATCATCGACCACCGGTTCTTACTTCATGGTCCTTGAGGGGTAAGGACTTGGAACTGAGCTCTAAGGAGCAGGAGAGATATTTGGCAAGAAATAGAAGCCTTTCCAGCAAACTTTGA
- the LOC108075042 gene encoding probable serine hydrolase, whose protein sequence is MGTLSLNDFQDVKIPAPWGHISGRWYGNRTERPILAIHGWLDNLGTFDRLIPLLPDYLGVLCIDLPGHGRSSHIQPGMCYNAFDYVFIIPRVMKEYGWRKVSLMGHSLGAMMCFIYTSLAPHTVDMVISLDKLLPTSSPRSNQLEHRAQKMERHLIEEDRQEKVNLHEPPSYSYAQLCKLLAKGSSDSVTPELAKHLLYRQVTKSQLYPDRFFFSRDGRVKFYNVPHIELGLAEEMARRIQRKPYLIIKGSKSIHLPLDQCKGTMSILSHNNPHYEFYEVEGTHHVHLHAAEECARFIVPFIRHHRPPILTSWSLAGKEAKLSLTERRREQEKYLERSRNNRSKL, encoded by the exons ATGGGAACTTTGTCATTAAACGAT TTTCAGGATGTAAAAATCCCGGCACCTTGGGGTCACATCTCCGGTCGCTGGTACGGTAATCGAACAGAACGACCTATTCTAGCCATTCATGGCTGGTTAGATAACCTGGGAACCTTCGATCGACTGATTCCCTTGCTCCCTGATTATTTAGGCGTGCTGTGCATCGATCTGCCAGGACATGGAAGGTCCTCGCACATACAACCGGGAATGTGCTACAATGCCTTCGACTACGTTTTTATCATTCCCCGAGTCATGAAGGAGTACGGCTGGCGGAAGGTATCCCTGATGGGACACTCGCTGGGTGCCATGATGTGTTTCATTTACACTTCCCTGGCTCCTCATACAGTGGATATGGTCATTTCGTTGGACAAATTGCTGCCCACATCTTCACCACGCTCAAATCAGTTGGAGCATAGAGCTCAGAAAATGGAGAGGCACTTGATCGAAGAGGATCGGCAGGAGAAGGTAAATCTGCACGAGCCACCTTCCTATTCCTACGCCCAGCTGTGTAAGCTCTTGGCCAAAGGAAGCTCCGACTCGGTGACCCCCGAGCTGGCCAAACACCTGCTTTACCGCCAGGTCACCAAGTCGCAACTCTATCCGGATAGATTCTTCTTCTCCAGGGATGGACGAGTCAAGTTTTACAATGTACCTCACATAGAACTGGGATTAGCTGAAGAAATGGCGCGGCGTATTCAGAGAAAGCCATACTTGATCATAAAGGGTTCCAAGTCAATTCACTTGCCGCTAGACCAATGCAAGGGGACCATGTCCATCCTGAGTCACAACAATCCGCACTATGAGTTCTACGAGGTGGAAGGCACCCACCATGTTCATCTTCATGCAGCCGAGGAGTGTGCTCGGTTCATAGTGCCCTTTATTCGACATCACCGGCCCCCTATCCTTACATCTTGGTCTTTGGCTGGAAAAGAAGCGAAACTAAGCCTAACAGAGAGACGCCGGGAACAGGAGAAATATTTAGAGAGGAGCAGGAATAATCGCAGTAAGCTGTAA
- the LOC108075045 gene encoding probable serine hydrolase, translated as MGTLSLSDFEQVKIPVPWGHISGRWAVPTVMKEYGWTKVSLIGHSLGGFLCFLYASLAPHTVDMIISLDILLPLRNNIEYMALSIEKQLVEVERQKEGNYSEPPSYTTAELEKVLAKGSYNSVFPELAKHLLHRQLTKSKQYPERFYFSRDARVKNYHYMDIDQGLGREMARQLKKKPFLIIKGSRSPFLTLRSNEAICIMAKDNPHFELHEVEGGTHHLHLHAAEECARYIVPFIQHHRPPALTSWGLTGKEDQLAAKEYKSQQRRLFSWGKKKRSKL; from the exons ATGGGAACTTTATCACTGAGCGAT TTTGAGCAAGTCAAGATTCCTGTACCCTGGGGTCACATCTCGGGCCGTTGGGCCGTTCCAACTGTGATGAAAGAGTACGGATGGACGAAGGTCTCCCTGATCGGTCACTCCTTGGGTGGCTTTCTATGCTTCCTCTATGCATCCCTTGCCCCTCATACCGTGGACATGATAATTTCCCTGGATATTTTGCTGCCTTTGAGGAATAATATCGAATACATGGCACTGAGTATTGAGAAGCAGCTGGTGGAAGTCGAACGTCAGAAGGAGGGAAATTATAGTGAACCGCCTTCATACACCACCGCGGAGCTGGAAAAAGTCCTGGCCAAGGGAAGCTATAACTCTGTGTTCCCTGAGCTGGCCAAGCACTTGCTCCACCGCCAGCTGACCAAGTCGAAACAGTATCCTGAGAGATTCTACTTTTCCAGGGACGCTCGCGTGAAAAACTATCACTACATGGACATTGATCAAGGTCTAGGAAGGGAGATGGCGAggcaactgaaaaaaaaaccctttctcATTATCAAGGGTTCACGGTCACCATTTTTGACGCTCAGGAGTAACGAGGCAATCTGTATTATGGCCAAGGACAATCCGCATTTCGAGCTCCACGAGGTGGAAGGCGGCACCCATCATTTGCATCTTCATGCAGCCGAGGAGTGCGCCCGGTATATAGTGCCTTTCATCCAGCATCATCGACCTCCAGCCCTCACTTCCTGGGGACTTACTGGAAAGGAAGATCAACTTGCCGCCAAGGAATACAAAAGTCAACAAAGGCGGCTCTTTAGTTGGGGCAAGAAAAAGCGCAGCAAATTGTGA
- the LOC108075044 gene encoding probable serine hydrolase encodes MKRILIEDFREVEIPVPWGFISGRWYGNQEVRPILAIHGWLDNLGTFDRLIPLLPDYIGMLCIDLPGHGRSSHLPPGINYGVYDLVYIIPTVVKHFGWNKVSLMGHSLGGIMSFAYTAMAPDTVDMVISLDILLPMRVENGLAIEMFSNYQERLLVEDDRRKVAEKDRKPPSYTLAQMSKNVAEASLDAVTEDLAHHLLHRQVKKAHNHPDQNKFYYSRDGRVKYFNYWDIDTGLGGEMARRIGNKPYLVLKGSLSLHLQPRCDEIFSILAKGNPHFEFYQVEGGTHHLHLQSAEECARYIVPFIQRHRPQKNQSYQEKGSKL; translated from the exons atGAAACGAATTTTAATTGAAGAT TTCCGTGAAGTGGAGATTCCCGTGCCTTGGGGTTTCATTTCGGGTCGATGGTATGGTAACCAAGAGGTTCGTCCTATCCTGGCGATCCACGGCTGGCTGGACAACCTGGGAACTTTCGATCGCTTGATTCCCCTGCTCCCAGATTATATAGGAATGCTATGCATCGATCTTCCAGGACACGGACGCTCCTCGCACTTGCCGCCAGGAATCAACTATGGCGTCTATGACTTGGTTTACATCATTCCCACCGTGGTTAAGCATTTCGGCTGGAACAAGGTGTCCTTGATGGGTCACTCTCTGGGTGGCATTATGAGCTTCGCCTACACGGCAATGGCCCCTGACACAGTGGACATGGTGATTTCCCTGGACATTCTGCTGCCCATGAGAGTGGAGAATGGTTTGGCAATTGAAATGTTTAGTAACTATCAGGAGAGGCTACTGGTTGAGGACGACCGTAGGAAAGTGGCGGAGAAAGATAGGAAACCGCCAAGCTACACTCTCGCCCAGATGAGTAAAAATGTTGCCGAAGCAAGCTTGGACGCTGTAACTGAAGATTTGGCCCACCATCTGCTCCACCGTCAGGTAAAGAAGGCACATAACCATCCCGATCAGAATAAATTCTATTACTCTCGGGATGGAAGGGTcaagtattttaattattgggACATCGATACGGGACTTGGCGGCGAGATGGCGAGGCGTATTGGAAATAAGCCCTATCTCGTTCTAAAGGGATCTCTATCGCTGCACTTGCAACCTCGCTGTGACGAGATTTTTTCCATTCTGGCCAAGGGCAACCCTCACTTTGAGTTTTACCAAGTGGAGGGCGGCACTCATCACCTACACTTGCAGTCTGCGGAGGAGTGTGCCCGGTACATCGTTCCCTTCATCCAGCGCCATCGTCCTCAGAAAAATCAATCTTATCAAGAAAAAGGTAGCAAGTTGTGA